GGAAAACTTTAGCACATCATGAAAACCCATCATCCAAAAACCTCTTTTTACTTTTCAACAGCAAGCCTCTCGCCAATGGTTTGCTAAATTAATGTTGGTTTTGTCCAGTCGCGTGCAGATTATTCTCTTTTTACATTTCATTCTGGTACAATTTCACTATATGTTTTagtttatgttgatgacattattaTTACAGGTAATAATGACTCTGCAATTCAAACGCTCAAAGATAAACTTGAATCCCAACTTTCACTTAAGAATCTTGGTCGTTTACAATACTTCCTTGGTATTGAAGTTTCTCGCTCTCCCAAAGGTATTTTTCTTTGTCAACGCAAATATATTCTTGACATTGTTAATGATTCTGGACTTTTAGGCGCTAAGATTGCTCCTTCTCCCATGGAACAACATCTTAAGCTTCTTCCCAATTCTGGTACTCCACTGTCAGATCCAAGTATTTATCGTCGTCTCATAGGTCGATTATTTTATCTTCAAGTAACTCGCCCTGATATAACATATTCTGTTAATTACTTGAGTCAATTCATGCAGCAACCATGTTCTGGTCACTTGGAAGCTGCTCATCGTGTAGTTCGTTACCTTAAAGGTAATGTTAGCAATGACATCTTCCTTTCTGCCACTAGTTCTTTGTCCCTTGCCGGTTACACTGATTCTGACTGGGCAGGGTGTCCTACAACTCGTCGATCAACGACAGGGTATTTTGCAATGCTAGGCGATAGTCTTATTTCTTGGaaatctaagaaacaacaaacAATATCGCTTTATTCTGccgaagcagaatatcgtgctcTTTCAAGATTTACGTCTGAATTGCAATGGTTACATTATCTTTTTCAGGATCTTCGAATCACTATTACGAAGCCTATTCCTGTTTATTGCGACAAACAAGCTGCTATTCATATTTCTGAGAACCCAGTTTTTCACGAACGGACTAAACATATCGAAATCGATTGTTATTTTGTCCGTGAAAAACTACTATCTGGTCTCATCAAATAAACTCGCGTTCCATCAGCAGCTCAACTAGCTGATCTTTTCACAAAACCACTAGGAGTGGATCATTCTCGACACCTTGCTAGCAAGTTGGGCCTTCGTCCTGATTCTGCTTtactccaacttgaggggggtattagaCGTGTATATCTGTCATATTAGAGTGTGCGGTCACATCACACATCACACGTGCATACAAGCTATAGTTCAAGTCTGTTGTAGTCCAAAGTATGTTGCAAAGTCCAAACCTGGTGAATAGAAGAAGCAGTCTGTTGTATTCCAAGTCCTCCGGTGTATAGAAGAAGCAATTCGTTGTAACAAGCTGTATTTGTTCCGGCAATGTCGTACAATTTGTTTAACTTAGTTTTGAATCCTTCTTATGTAATTCATATAAATACTGAATGAAATATATTCTGGTCTACGCAATTTGTGAGACTTTTAACCTAACTTCCCTACAATCTTTGAATCttctgttaatttttatcatttcagggttcagggttcagaCTCTGAAATTTTTTCCACAGTGAATGGTGATAGATATGGCACATTAGAGTCCCTCTCAACAACCTtcggaaagaaaaaaaagtgttACTGTTACTATGGACAAATATTCTGAGTATATTTTTCCTTCTACCTATGTGTCAAACCTAAAATCATATTTAACATTAGCTAATGAAATATAGTATAGAGctattttcttcttggtctggTCGAGTTGCTTTAAAGTCTTTTCTCTTGTTACATACTGCTTAccgtttttttttgttaattatgtAGGTATGCGAAATAGGTTCGCCACGTGTTTGACGTAAAGAGGTAGAAAATCTCACTCTAAGATCCCAGTCAGAGACTTGTCAAATCAGATGTCAGAGTCATCTCTCCGAGGACCAATCACACGAAGGAAAAGAGAAGATATGAGCAAAGGCAGGGATACTCACACGAAGATTCGAAGGAACAGATTGGAGTACTCATAAAGTCAACAAGGACGAAGTCAGGAAAAGCGAAGTAGGATTACTTGGTTGAAAAGACAGGTCACGAAGTAGATAagttatggagcaagaaaagagacaggtgtcccgacaagtcCATGTGAGGATAGCGAAAGAAAGGGAAAAACTTTGTAGAAAATGATCCGGGCGAAGTAAAGGGCACCTCCGCGAGAATGcggcgaagtaaaatgagttgtactCCATTAGGGTTagttggcctataaatagaggtccccAGGCAAGATGAAAGGAGAGATTTTGAGTGGAGTGGAGTGGGAGAGATTTGcttagattagggtttccttatgTTTAAGAACTTGTACTTTGATTTCTTTGTATGATTCATCAATAAATATTTTGGGGTTCATATTATTAAACATGTCTTAGATGTTGGTTACTTTCCTTTTGGATGTACTACTGGATTTtcggtagttacattttggcgtccaaAAATAGGGAACTTATATTGGGTATTTAACCTCATCTAAGGATTGAAGAGAACCTAAAGTTGTAGGAGTGAGAGATCTTAGCGAGACACCCatcaagaaattagggtttagggaaGACCTATATCGAAACTAGGATAAGTTGATGACTAGAACACCAGATCGAGCGGAACACATGATAGAAACAAGGAGAAGAAAGCGATTGGATGCTaaaagaggaggaagaatggaaagagGAGGAACATCGGACGAAGGAGAAAGACAAGGCGTGAACCAGCGGCAAACTGAGGAGGCCAACGGAGGGAACTTCAGAGAGGGCTCAGTACACACTTCCGACACGGACACCATCATAGGAGAAGAGATGACTCGTGAGGAAATGAAGGAGAATATCAGTGAAGAGAACATGACGTTGGACCAGATGGGGGAAACACTCTGCATTGAAAGAGAATGATACAGGGATCTAGCGGAACAACACGCTCGATTGACAAGACAGAACGCTAGAAATATGCTGCAGAATCGCCAACTGAACGAGGAAGTGGAAGCTGACGCCATGGATTCAGAAGTGAACTCGATATCATCAGGAGAAGATGAGTTACGACGAGGGAGACATACCCGCGAGGACGGCGGAGGAGAGCGAAGGAAGCGACGAAGAGAAAGGAGTGAAGAAAGGCGAAGATATGAAGAAGAACGAAGATACGAGAAAAATGAGAGgggaagagaagatgaaagacgGCGCGAATTCAACCACATGGAGGAGGAAGCAAGGAGACATGGTGAAGGAAGGCTAAATGTGATGAGGGGAGGCCGTTAGGGAGAAAGTGAAGGGAAACTGAACCAGGAAGTTTTGGACGAGCTGCGAGAGATGAGGGCATTGATCAATAATCCGCGAAGAGGCGGCAAAGTTCAACTGGCGGAAGCAATAGAAGAGGTTGATAAATCTCCGTTTACCTATGAGATCATGTACGGTGATATCCCAGAGAAATGTGTGTTGCCAACGCTCCCGAGCATATTTAGCGTATCCGAAAGTGCTGTGCAACACTTTAAGCAATACACCCTTTCGTTGATGCAATGGGGAAGAAATGATGCAATACTTTATTGATACTTCCACGCGAGCTTGGCCGGGGAAGCATTGGCTTGGTTTGATGGGCTACCACAGAGATCACGTCCTTCAAAGACTTACAAAGGGTATTTCTGACCACTTATATAACCAACAACATGTTAAGACCGGGGATTGAGACTTTATTTAACCTGCAAAGGAGACCTTCGGAAAGCCTGCGAGGATTGGTCACAAGATGGAGAACGGTATGCAGCGAGCTTGCAGGGAGGGTTGACGAGAAGAATTTCATCTTAGCTtttgtgaacacattgatcccaacaGACTTGTTGTACACCCAAATATTCATCATCCGAAATTCCTTAACGATGAATGAATTAAGGGAGTATCAAGAGGAGTACATAGCGTTGGAAGAGAAACAAAGGCAAGTCAGCGAAGTACCACCAATTCCAGCAAAAGGAAGGGAATTCGAGACTACTACCAATGGAAGTGCATGTCGTGGAAAATGAACCTAAATGTGAAAAAATAGAGCCTTCGACCCCGGTGCCGGAAAAGCTTGCAGCTCTGTCAAGCGGAGATCAAGAGTGGATTGATCAACAAAGATATGAGTAATCAAGATGAAGGAATTATGAGCCACGAAGTTACAACTCCGGGTATTAACAAAGGAATAACCAAGGGCCCATATTTGAGGAGCGGCAACAGAATGCACCGGTGTTTGAAGATTTAAAGCTCCTAAGACTTAACACAACTGTGGAGAAGGTATGAGAGGCGATCGTATTAACAGAAGAGATCCCGCCACCCCCAAATTTGGGAAGTGAGCCACCTCCGAGCACTAGGAGTCATGAATTTTGCAGATATCATCGTTTTCACGGGCATCATACGAATGATTGTCGGAATATTCGACGAATTATACTTCGCCTGATAGAGAAGGGAAAACTCGCACATTTCCTAGAGGATTATgtgccaccgccaccaccacgtGAAAACCAGCCATTATACCGAATCGAGATAGATTGGGGAAAAAAAAGGCCGAATTGCAATATGATAATACATGCAACAAAGAACATCCAAAATTTTCATGATAACATACTTAAAAGAGTACATAAGAGGGactttgaaggaaatgaaatattcAGCGTCAGCATGAAAGAACCATTAGAAGAATGGCAGAAAAGGGAAATAACATTCTTGGCAAAGGATGCACCTGAAGGAGGAAATTCTCACACAAACCCGCTGGTTGTAACCCTGAACTTATGGAAATACTCAAGATGGGAAGAAGACCAAGCCGGAAAAAAAAATCTGGGCGATTGATAGGATCCTGGTAGATACGGGATACAAGGTCGACATACTCTTTTATCATACATTTAAAACTATGGGATACAAGGACTAGGATCTCGTACCATCAACATACAACATATATGGGTTCAATGGGGTTGCATCAAGGCCAAAGGGAGAACTGGATGTAAAGATTTTCGCCGGCGAGCTTGAAACGAAGGTCACAGTCTGTGTAATAGACATAGATTCGCCTTACAATGCTCTCATAgggagaccatggatacatgtgaTAAAACGGATTGCATCCACATATCACCAGGCCATACGGTTTCCTATGCCAAGTGCAATaggcgagataaggggagatctcAGGGATGCACAAGAGTGCATTAAAAAAGATGTCCACAACTATGAGGAGAAGTTAAGAAGGAAAATCGAACAAAAGAAGAAAGCTTGCGAGGAAAAGAGAGCGGAGCAATTGATGGTATTCACAATTGAGGTAGGCGAAGAGCTGGTCGCGACACAGAAAGATGTAGAAGAGGCAGAGGAAACATCGATTGATGAAGAGAAGGAACGTTAAataactcaa
This portion of the Papaver somniferum cultivar HN1 chromosome 11, ASM357369v1, whole genome shotgun sequence genome encodes:
- the LOC113325364 gene encoding uncharacterized protein LOC113325364, with the protein product MSSLYENFRTIKGIYFDYVDSLICAGYKIITDVATNADNAGDYPVTVFRVETTPYPLVPLQAASFAIFASTSNNDSAIQTLKDKLESQLSLKNLGRLQYFLGIEVSRSPKGAKIAPSPMEQHLKLLPNSGTPLSDPSIYRRLIGRLFYLQVTRPDITYSVNYLSQFMQQPCSGHLEAAHRVVRYLKGNVSNDIFLSATSSLSLAGYTDSDWAGCPTTRRSTTGYFAMLGDSLISWKSKKQQTISLYSAEAEYRALSRFTSELQWLHYLFQDLRITITKPIPVYCDKQAAIHISENPVFHERTKHIEIDCYFVREKLLSGLIK